One window of Sardina pilchardus chromosome 2, fSarPil1.1, whole genome shotgun sequence genomic DNA carries:
- the LOC134099279 gene encoding uncharacterized protein LOC134099279 has translation MPYWIHLLFVLAAKCAVVAGEDSVVQPHGIVTTSEGDSVTIACHYKTTDSSPYLFWYQQLPNGSPEYMLITYTNIEGYTEEKFKKRFHSKADSASKTVPLTIQDLQVSDSAVYYCALRTTVTAAHSTLIQKHLYQPLQRQGVRAYSKSLKLTMALWTRMLVFLVANVAMAAGQDSVNQTDGVLRDFQGAEVTIVCHYKTSDPSPSLLWYKQQANGFPEYILITTTYTEGKGEGQFKDRFHSKADSASKTAPLIIQDLQVSDAAVYYCALRPTVTAALTTLIQKPVYSVHIALFCFFELLDMFHKGAV, from the exons ATGCCATACTGGATTCATTTACTTTTTGTCCTAGCAGCAAAATGTGCTG tGGTCGCAGGGGAAGACAGTGTTGTCCAACCACATGGAATTGTTACCACCTCAGAGGGAGATAGTGTGACCATTGCATGTCATTATAAGACGACAGACTCATCACCTTATCTTTTCTGGTACCAACAGTTGCCAAATGGTTCCCCTGAGTATATGTTGATAACTTATACTAATATTGAAGGATACACAGAAGAAAAGTTCAAGAAGAGGTTCCACTCCAAAGCAGATTCTGCTTCAAAAACAGTTCCTCTGACCATCCAGGATCTGCAAGTGTCTGACTCTGctgtgtactactgtgctctgagGACCACGGTGACAGCTGCACACTCTACACTCATACAAAAACATCTATA TCAGCCACTTCAGAGACAAGGTGTGAGAGCATACAGTAAATCATTGAAGCTCACCATGGCACTGTGGACGAGGATGTTAGTTTTCCTGGTAGCAAATGTTGCaa TGGCTGCTGGACAGGATTCTGTTAACCAAACAGATGGAGTTTTGAGAGACTTTCAGGGAGCTGAAGTGACCATTGTGTGTCATTACAAAACTTCAGATCCATCACCTTCCCTTCTCTGGTATAAACAACAGGCAAATGGCTTTCCTGAGTATATCCTAATCACTACTACCTACACTGAAGGAAAAGGAGAAGGGCAGTTCAAGGACAGGTTCCATTCCAAAGCAGATTCTGCTTCAAAAACTGCTCCTCTGATCATCCAGGATCTGCAAGTGTCCGATGCTGCTGTATACTACTGTGCTCTGAGGCCCACAGTGACAGCAGCACTTACAACACTCATACAAAAACCTGTATATTCTgttcacattgcacttttctgcttttttgaaCTTCTG gACATGTTCCACAAGGGGGCAGTGTGA